The genomic window agaccgtattgatttgaaaggtaaacgagaggcagctgcaagtaataaggcagctgcaaccgtttatctcgatatcatgcgggattacatataggggccagggtaacgctgatcttctccttcgtttgggttaaacgattggagagagagaaggactgagagaggagctctcagagtggattgtgtttgtgttttgtattgttgtgtctgtccgtgtaactgtctgtttttgtattcagcactagacagttaacgcacatctccggagctgtcgaaaggagagcactatccggagcaccactgcactgagcacctgcacgttttcgatcacccaggactggtgaccgtaccgttgtttttgttcaggactgtgcccttgttttcattatccctgtgctttacccattgttgtgtattgccggggatttattatttctgacggtcgccagacctggaaaagagcaataaagcacttattcactgaatcactgttgtctgttcatcactcctgcaccgcatcaccgcgacatctgttccccttaccaaccactttgccacagggcgtTACAAATGACTGTTTAAAAATAGATTAGCCTTTACATGACCATGCATCATAAACACtgcattgtaaaatgttaaacattgtattaaaatTGTGACCATTTTACATGCTCGTTATAGTAAGGAGGAATAAATCCTTATTCTCTCCCCACTAATCTCAAACACCAGCAAAGGCCTAGTCTGTCTGGGGAAACAATACAAGATCTGGTTACTTGGAAGTTTAGCGTACCCTTTGAACACGGGTGGAAGACCCTGGTTTGAGGTGCCATTTCCCCTATATAGAGCAGATTGGGGCATAGCTGTTAAAACACCATCACACCCAACATGCAGGTTCCCATAGACAAGGTGTCAGGCTTCGGCTTGTATTTAAACCCATGTACTCTTGACCGTCTCATCAAGCTCACCTGACGGCGCTGAAGGGTCCAGTAGGGTTAAACCTACAGTAATGTTTCAAGATTGTATGTGGTTACATTCTGTACTGCGTATCATTGGTTTTACCTCTGTTCCAGAATTAAGCTTTGTATTGAAAAACCAAGGCCTAgaattgagaaataaaaaaattacctaCTAAATCTTACATCCTGCAACAAGCATAACCTAGCCTGTTGGTTTACACCTTATCCTTACATGCACCCCAcccaaaaccatttaaaaaaaaaggaggtcACAGCACAATGCTGGGCTTTGTTAATATTGATTGCAACAAATAATCCTAAAAGCTGTGGTTGGCACGGTTATTTACATCCAAACATGATTGCAGAGCTCTCTCTGTGGCCAAGGCGGCTATTTGTtaatcacagtaaaacaggtatgtcatttctctttaaaaactACTGGGTGCTGGCTTTCTATATAGAAATGACATCATGAGTGCAATGCCCCAAAAACGACTTTTcttggttaaaaacaaaattggTTGGATCTTGGTGGCACCaagtaatcattaaaaaaattctCATAAACAAACACCCCATTTCAAGCTGTAAAGGTGAGCACCAAACCAATTTAGTTTCTCCCCTCCAGACAATGCCTCAATTACTGTACAGCGTTAAAAAGAGTTCAAGTACAAAAAGACCCGACCAAACCTGCCACACAAAAAAAGAGAACCCACACGTTCAGGGGCAACTTCTACCAAACGCTATTGTGAAATACCTGGGTCAAAGTGCACAAGGCTGCTAAGCACATACTCCTTGAAACTAGCGTCCCCCCCAGCCAACTTGCAAATGGAGTAATTTCAGAGAACTGTTAGTTCCAGAGGCCAGTATTCCTGTCCCTTCTGAACAGGAGTGCTGCACAACGCTTACATCAGACCAACTTAAATCTGACCCAGTGAAGGGTCACCATGTCAGGCTGACAATGCAATCTATTTCACAACCCTTACCCAATATCAAGTAGAATTTCAAACTGATTTAAAGCTGTATGCCATGTttatgctgctgctttttttttacatgctttgcAAGCAGTTTATTTAAACCATACCTTTACTGCTTGAAAAAGTCTATAAAGGAGtaggattttaaaatgcagtgtatTTGCTTCTACACCAATTATCTTCTGaatttaaatctgctttttctACTGCACATCACATCAAGAAACTGAATTAGCCAGAGCAGCACCCTTTAGATTACAGAGCATCATACACTGGTAATCCAATTAAGAAAGCTCCTTTAAAAGGAGCATTTAGCCACTTCAGCCCTTGAAAGACTATAGGCAGGGGaccacagagtgtgtgtgtgtgtggtaacagACTTTAGCAAAACTGGATTCAAATTCAACCCAAGCACAGCTGCACCAGACAGACTACAAGGCCCTACCCAGTGATGAGCAAGCAGTGTGCCCAAGGTCAGCAGTTTAGTTAGAGGTTCCTTTCTGTAAAGGATTCTAGATTACTGTATTAAATCTGAAAGTCAGAAGCTATCTGGTGCCTGAAACATGCACTGGAGAACACAAtgtacaggataaaaaaaaagtctaaacgcCACAAACAGAAAAGTATAACCGTCTCCCCCTTAAGCGGAAAAGTGTTGGAATTTACTTAATCGTGTTGCAGTTTGTACTTCCATCTGGAGTAATGCAGGCCCTGGCTAGGAGATAGAATGACCACCCCACCCCTGGAAATTATATGCATACAATTCAGTCAGAGCAATGCTCTCGAATACTTACGATCAAGTCCATTTATGTAACGAATTCGGATTTCACAGTGTCCCCAGACAGCACTTACTACAGGGTGGAGTTTTTTACCCTTCAGTCCTGCAAAAGCGACTCCTAAATACTGTCCGTCCACAATGAAACTGAGTGTCCCCTCGTCCATGTCCAACACCACCAACAAGGAATCTGGTACAATGAAGGTCTCGTCGGGTTCCAGGAAAGCTGGGTACGTTTTACATGGTTGACTCTTGCCGTCGTGACACAGTTTGTTCCTCCCGAGATCCCAGCCCCAGGATTCGTGGTTATTCCCGACTAGTGCCGTGTATCCTACCGAATGCAAAGGAGCTTCCGACGTTGCAACTCCCACAACCGCATGCGTGCCTCTCTGTCGCATTGCCCAGCAGATCTCCCACACGTGAAGTCCTCTGGTGTACCCTACTTTACCTCTGATCCCATCTGTGCTCTGTGCCACCGGATGCCGGTGAAATATTAACTGGTTTTCTTCTTTTACAAAGATGTTTAAGGAGCGATCGTCGTTGTTCCACGAGTGCAGTAGCTGCACAGAGTGAGGAACAGGCGGCATGTCTAAAAGCATGTCCAATCGTGCAGGCTTAGTGTAGTCAAGAGCCTGCAGCTCAAGCTTGAGCGGTCTGAAAGCCGGGTCCCTCATATCAACAGTCTTAATCCCTCCTGGAACTTTCTGCCCCATGTTCAAGCTGCCCACTTCTCCCCTATAAAAGCCAGTAACTCCGCCTCCACCACCTTATCCTCCAAAATCAGTTGGTGGTCGTCAGCAAGTTCTGTGCAGGTTGCTAGGACACTGGGTCAAAGAGGGGGCCAGTCAATAATCACCTAGAGAGAGActgtagagagaaaaaaaacaaatgctagtTAATTATTAGATAACCAACCTTTACCCTGTTCCCTAAACCAGGACTAGATGTACAATAAAATGCTATTAACTGTCAATCAAAATATGCCACTGGAATTCCAACCTAGGTTCACAAGATAAGACAACACTAAAGAAAGTGTTATACACATACAGTAGTTGTGGGGTGGATTATTAAAAGGTTACTACAGGTAAAACCAGAAAGCAAATTAAATCCTGGACAGCAGCTGTACAATCACAAGTCTATTTTCCTATTAATTATCCTGTTAAGAAAAGGATTGTGAAGGGGCATTTGGAATTCTAGACAGGAGCCATGCATCCAGTGAAGAGAGCAGCTGTTTTAACTCTATGCTCTGCTTGACGTAGCCATCAATGCAGCACCTGGACTGCTTCAGTTCACTTTCAGTGAATTTGGGTTCAGAACACACACGACCATTTCCTTTAAAAAGGCCTGGTCTAGTCTGAAGAGAACAGGAAAAGCAATATTAAAATGTCTGGCCGGAAAcaaaaaaaggggagggggtAAAATCAGCTGCATCCTTTTAAAGGCAACCATAACTGGCAAAGTTTGGCTGGCAGTCCAAAGGGGTACAAGCCAAGAAATCTCAGCATTTCATGAGTCATTATTTCAGGACAGGCAAGTCTCTGTAAGTATGTATGTCAGTATCTTAACTAGGATCTAAAATATCTTAagctttgggggaaaaaaaaaaaaaaaaacaggagcatcAGCGAGTTGGAGATTAAAAGCATACAATGTTTATGAACTACTTCAgatcaaatatttatttgctgCACTAATCTGTACAGAGCAAAAGGTTCTGCACTGAAATGACCTCAGCAGCATCGGTTTTGAAGCAGTCTCCTTTCTACAGATTCAGATTGTTTACCATACCTCAGCTGAAAGGATAGACTAGTCCGCTCTCTTGTTGCTTGCACAGGAAAAGTTTCTGCATACACGTACccaaaaaatcaaaaacacatgaAAGCATTTCACAGGCAGAAGGGACCACCTGCACAAAGCAGGTCTGAAATAACCTCCTTCAGAACCGTTCCTTTTCTCCTACTCTGACAGTACACGCAGGAAAGAAACCAAACAGACATTCACAACCGCTGTAGAAAAAACAGGACAGTCACTTAGTTTCCAGAGGCAGATACAGCCCAGGAGGAGCTTGTAGTGCAGAACACTCGAGACTGAATTCTGGTAAAACAATGACATTCCTGCAGTGTACATTCAATACCAGACAGGAGCTCTTCACATCGTGGATCAGGATTCAGTTTCCAGTGCTATATTCTTGTTACACAGATTTACCAAGACAAGCAAAGCCCTACAAAAATGTGAGCAATAAGAAATAGACACATCACAAAACTGCATGCAACAATCTCCATTTAAAAGTTATCAAATCATTGGGCACCAAAGTTGCTCAGGTCAGGTATAAGGAAAACACTGcacttatatagcacctttcaagaTCAGGTCCTCTCAAAACACTCGTCACATTTAACACTAAGGGTGTAACCTTCAGGAAATGTACCAGGAAATTAGTTTTGAAAACCTGTCTGgtttgaaaagtgttttaaaacaggAACAGATCCTGCTCGTCTGCCCAATGGTGGTAGGGATTTCCTAAGATTAAGTACGAGAATGTCCTTTCACCCtggtatgcattttaaaattgttcAAGTCACATTAACTGCCATGCTGTGAGCGCAGTATACAGCCAGGGATTGTATGGGAGAATTCAGCAAGATACAAATGGAGCAAAAGCAAAgaactccttaaaaaaaaaaaaaaaaaaaaaaaaaaaaaagggataagGAATTGGATGTCAATTCGTTCTAAAAATCATACCAGAAATCGATGCACCAAAAGTATTTCTGGCATTTTGAATAATCTGAACATGAGAAAGTGATCAGTAAAGTTAAAGTATGCAGGATCAGCAATTCAAGAACAGCAAAACCAAACCAACctctgaaaacaaaattaaacttcTATTTTGCAAGTTTCCCCACCACACTCCAAAGTGATCTAGGATCAAGCGATCAGGCAGAACATGGCATTCTGGGTTACCAACAGGCTACTGAACCTTCCAGACAGCCACACATTCCTCCAGCCTTAACTCCTTGCAGTTAGTAAAAATGCACCCGTTCTAGACAAACTAGTTGTCACACAAATCAACAACCTCCACAAAAGGATTTGTTAATGCATACCAGACACCAGCACAGTTCAAAGGGTGGGGTGTTTAAATTAGTTCAGTGCCTCTGTTACTCAAGGAACGGAAGCATTAAAGTAAAAGCAGCAGTCAGTGTATTCTTAAGACCGTATTGTTTTCAATATTAGCCATGTGTTCAAATACTCCAACTTGGTGGAGTTTGTTTCACCTTACTTGTATGCAAGTCACTTATTttacacaaacagaaagaaatgaaTACTTATTACTGCCCAACAGGAAGCAATACCTAaaaatcagttattgggcaatgGCTACGAACATGGCAGTCAGGTTACATTTTATACTGATAATGACTCAACTACTGGGTCAGGTAGGATGACTCTTAAAAGCAGATTCAAAAGTTTTCACTCTGTACCAACACTGCCTTTTAAATTCTGCATGGAACCAAAAAGACAATATCTGAAGTATTACCTTGAAATAGGCAGAATGCACCAAGTGTCTAAGATAATTAACTATGTGCAGGGGGCAACTAACAAGACAATGATTCTGAAAAAGCCAATTGAAAAATTAGTGCTTCATTTTATTCTTAATTAGCACACCCTCCCCCAGCTTCAGAAACCACAGAAACCAAGCACCATGCGCCTAGGAAATTAAGCTTTTACCAAAATGTTGCAGAGTCAAATTGATTTGCTCTAGTTCAGTTTCAGACACACCTGGTCAACCAGATAAAGCATTTTACATCTCCACAGTCAGAGTGtcaccccccccctctcctcgCACTACTATAGAAAGCGGTTTGCACCAAGAACGAAAAGTCTAAAACTACACTTAGTGAAACTCACCCACTGACTAGACTGGTTAAATGACTCCTCTCTCCTTGGCAACACTGCCCAGCAAGTCAATCAGTGGGTGTCAGGATAAAGTcaccaatgttttgttttagtgcaAGCTTGCACAGACAGTTAAAGTAAATTGCATAAGAATAAAAAGTACTGTAAGCCACCAAGCCCTTAATCTAGCAGACTGCAAACCATAAGGACAGTTGTCATGCCCTCAGCCAGGGATCTGTAGTTGCAGATTTAATGGAAAAGGAGAAGTGGTGGTTTCCATTTGAACAGCAGAAAACAGAATGCAAAAGTTTAACTGCTTGAGATAGACACGATCTTAAATCAATCTGACCTCCCAATGAGAAGCACTTTGTAAAAACGAATCCAAAAAAGCAGACAGCAGTTCAAGTCAATTTGTTTCCTTCCCGCTGGTAAGATGTCTGGAAAAGAACACTAGTGCCAGTGTTTCATGTTGTGGTCCCAATTGGGCGCTGTGTAATCTAAACATGCCCCATCTCCTGCCAGGGTACACTGAACACTGCTAGACTGAAACATCACATACCCGCCTGGTTTACAGATTCATTCTTACAATCCATGCTCCTTGAATCCAGGAACACCAACTATGAACACGGACTTAAATCATGCACTTACAAACATTACCCCACCAAATACATTTGAGCAATTCAATGTATACCGCAATACTTCCACAGCCTTGTGGCAACGCAAAACTGTTGTAATAGAGAAGTTTCACTCTTTTGCAAGAAGCGACAAAAATAGATGTCGAGCTACTAatgtagcaataaaaaaaaaaaaagaaagcaagcttaCCGCTTCTAAAATGATTCATTTAGCCCTATAGGAGTAATTATTCCTATGTACTCAATTCATCTTAGAGAgcatgtgtttttaatgcatgCGTTTCCAGAAGTGTACAGGACTCAAACTTTGACTAACCTATTTGGATTGGCATTTTACATTTCCAGGGATGGAAATTGTATGCAAATTTGTGCGCTCTTATTTTTTGACAGAGACAAGACGCTTTATGCAAAAGCTGTTCAACTTAACCACAATATTCCCCCTCTCTAAGAAAGTAGAAACCAGCAGGTGTGCTTGTCTAACCACTTCTAATGGGAAAGGGTTTAAGCAGCAAGAAAGCCTTGCCACAGCACTGAAGTTAAACAAAAGGGCCCATTACAAAGCCCCGTTTACCCTTTGATCCATCACGCTTTGTTTCCATTGCTTAGCACAGAACACTAAGCATTACTGAAGCTGTAGGGGTTAACATTACCAAGTTTGAAATTCCCCAGATTTAAAAGAATTCATGTCATTGGGCGTTTTTGCAAGAGGACCATGAACCACCAGTTAGAATGAAAAAATTCACCACTTAAACACCACCTCCTTGATTTCACAGCAGAATGTCTGCAGAGGAAGGTGCAGGACATGGGATATAGCAGGTGAGAACTTCTGCCATATTTGTGGTTACTGAATTAGGAAAGTCAAATAAATGCATGGAGGTTTAAAACCATGAAGGATCATTTGGGCGAAAAGCTGGCAGACAAATCATTTGTATCAGTTTCGCTGTTGTCTGACGAACAATGCAGAAGTAATCTAGCGCCTGTAAATTAACCTGCCAAAAGAACACAATTGGTGCATGCAAGAATAAAATGACAAGTCTTTACAAGCAATAAAGCTGTACCTGCTTAGCCCCAAAGCCTCTGCGGTCCTGCACCGGGTAAAGCCAGCAGAGTTCCCTTTGCCATCACCAGGGTGGCACATTCCGAGCTCCCTGCATGGCGCGTAGAATGTGGAATCTCAACACCAGCGAGGTCACTCCAAAAGAACATCCAAGACTGGCAGCAATTTCAAGCATTTGTTGGGCTCCCTTTGGCATGAAATCGGAGCATAAGGAAGAGATTGTGTATACCAGTCAAAGGGAGCAAAAGCTTCCGCCACCTCGGTCCAAATCAATTTTATACTCACTATAGCAGGGCTTTTGCAAAACCCCTGTACATCAGACTGTAGGGGAGACTTCACTGTGCCAATTTAAAAACATCCCACTTCTCCTCCCCTAGACCAATATTCGTAAAAGCTGCTCGTGAGCTATGAATTAAAGTCTTGCTTTGTACATTGTAGGACGTACACCCGAGTCAATATTAGACCACAAACACAGTGCACCTCTGCACCAATTATTCAACTGCTGTGGAaagagtttgtttctttttaaaatggccacCCTTCAATATCCTGGTTTCATGGCAAAAGAGAAAAACTACAGGGGGGGGGTGAACACCCACTGGTTCTGAGTAGCCATACAATTCAACTGTAATCAAGTTATAGACCCAGGcacatttatataaaatcaaTTGATGTTCCTTTACAGCCTATTGAAATAGAAAATATTGGCCACAGAATTATAAACTCGTTATAGATGGATATGCTGGATAATTCTGTTCCCAGGATTACCTTTTGGCCCTGAAGCACTGTAGCTGGTTAGAAAAAAACCCTGCTAAAAGCAGCAGGGAAGACAGCCAACCAAACTGGCTTTCAGAATAAATATCTTGCTAGAGAACTTCCCCCTCCTACCCAAAAACCCGCTCACAAGGAGTCACTGTGGTTTAATAGAAGAACCAGCTGTACCAGTGCAACGAATTCAGTGGAGTTTTATACCAGTGCCTCCCAAAGCCTTCATTAAGTGACATTTCCCCCCTTAAATCCCAGAGCGGCAGTGCAGCGGAGGCCTCTGGCACGCAAAGCCACTGGGGTCCCATTCGTATGGAATAGGCAGCAAGTAATCCAGCTCCAAATGAAGTTTTGAGTTTGACAGGTCCGGTTTCTGGTGAAGTTTCTTCCTGCTAGCTAGACAGGCCAAGAATGTACTGTACTCCCCTTTACAAACCACAGCATATTTAAACGAAAGTCAGACTTCAATGCCACAGAGTATATGTACATAATTTACCACAGCATTTCTCAAACTACCAGCCTTGTGTGTTAACCATCAAGTTGGGGTGGTTAGAAGTTACTGTAGAGAAGGATAATTAAAACAGCCAAGTGTTAGTAAAGAACTGCATCAACACCCCACTAACCCATCTTGCCATTGTTGCCCTTGGAGGAGTTGTGCTGtcaaatctcacacacacagccattaCTTGCAGGTAGAAAATGTGCACAGTAAGGACACCGATTCAAACAATGCATGTTTGTACTGTATCTGTGCAGAGTTTGAGGGGTAGATCATGCCTCGCTAAAATGAAACCTCAAGAGGGAAAACACTGCAGGTTTGAGTTCAAGCAAGAAGACTTCAGAAACAGGTTTGCAAGTGAACCCCTGCACTTTCCAAAAGCAATGTGTGCAGAAGCTGGGAGGAATGTCACTGCAATTAGAATccctactgtataaacacaggTCACAAAGATGGGGCTGTGTAGCAGCTACCACAGCAGTACCAAAAAGCAgctgcatttatttaata from Polyodon spathula isolate WHYD16114869_AA chromosome 16, ASM1765450v1, whole genome shotgun sequence includes these protein-coding regions:
- the LOC121328675 gene encoding SPRY domain-containing SOCS box protein 1, whose amino-acid sequence is MGQKVPGGIKTVDMRDPAFRPLKLELQALDYTKPARLDMLLDMPPVPHSVQLLHSWNNDDRSLNIFVKEENQLIFHRHPVAQSTDGIRGKVGYTRGLHVWEICWAMRQRGTHAVVGVATSEAPLHSVGYTALVGNNHESWGWDLGRNKLCHDGKSQPCKTYPAFLEPDETFIVPDSLLVVLDMDEGTLSFIVDGQYLGVAFAGLKGKKLHPVVSAVWGHCEIRIRYINGLDPEPLPLLDLSRRSVRVALGKERLNEIHALPLPASLKNYLLYQ